The Bubalus kerabau isolate K-KA32 ecotype Philippines breed swamp buffalo chromosome X, PCC_UOA_SB_1v2, whole genome shotgun sequence genome has a segment encoding these proteins:
- the LOC129639593 gene encoding MAP7 domain-containing protein 3-like → MERWGCRFYVELCDVKSNNCGRQCRIAIAAANAIAEERRSQGSFSSLASPPSNIKSPFKPVIDGSVLKNDIKQRLVKERRQEKKRQDDANRETQLLQKERKSKIIYEKQMEEKQRKLREQKEKGEQRRISAEKKRNEMLEEEREKVKAILHRTLERSSCIDRQKRGSWAGSTTVNSQNKTVNKHTTSAERLEQGTCGLHRQMSPTGLQNSVAKKTPEKRRSSSLNRRCSRLHSSIETEQVEEKRPGIHSVIQYVNIPLLRHSSDELKSTIVPCQSTVVMPFQEKVEIPSKTSVGEAPKASVEVPPEVSVEALPKASLDESPQVNVEAPPEVSVEAFPEESMKKHPTVSVEALAEESVKEHPAVSVEALAEESVKEHPAVSVEALAEESVKEHPAVSVEALAEESVKEHPAVSVEALAEESVKEHPAVSVEALAEESVKEHPAVSVEALAEESVKEHPAVSVEALAEESVKEHPAVSVEALAEESVKEHPAVSVEALAEESVKEHPAVSVEALAEESVKEHPAVSVEALAEESVKEHPAVSVEALAEESVKEHPAHPAVSVEALAEESVKEHPAVSVEALAEESVKEHPAVSVEALAEESVKEHPAVSVEALAEESVKEHPAVSVEALAEESVKEHPAVSVEALAEESVKEHPAVSVEALAEESVKEHPAVSVEALAEESVKEHPAVSVEALAEESVKEHPAVSVEALAEESVKEHPAVSVEALAEETLKEHPKVSVDALPEVSTEEHPKVSVEALPEVNMEGPSVNVETSPETSEDLSLEAHVDPSQEVSMDSSPDVSVNPSPEVSMDSSQEVSTEASSEASVDISPEASMVTLPEESVETSPEESVEAFSEASMDALPEGSVEVLPKETTKGPSETSVDAPLETSPEVTMEIPSKKSEMDEQPSNPITKKRVPPSQIPCYRWSSSPTRRWRPPSPISARQIQKNCPPSPSPGTSKQSTQFCFSYQVIPMQRTVFAQNALGTMGMKSKAVSNTVNNSEAASPKDMICEESGSQGTPGPKNAEEATQILAEKRRLAREQKEKEERLQKEMEQRKMKDVAKKVDEGQEDEFSKFGDGQQPKEMKKRESQEQEDQKVELQKSDAKIKAQEEADKCKKEDERIMLQNLQERLERKKATETLSGDADEEDKSESDSDSFDDVHPSATINGMDSSPKPKTHVKNVKNTSKFLDVTSGHIHKETKAFLNTDMKTFSQKGGKDPLNQTKSPRSSTKRPTNRAAKTGEMETSSTMGPSRSSHSEVQKWVCDRIIDFSRETEPPVSSFPPESPKLQLRGSVIPCLSHQPPIDNKNRSKSVPAPPDM, encoded by the exons ATGGAGAGGTGGGGCTGTAGATTTTATGTGGAACTCTGTGATGTCAAGAGCAACAACTGTGGCAGACAGTGCAGAATTGCTA ttgctgctgctaatgCCATTGCTGAAGAAAGACGAAGTCAAGGTAGCTTTAGTTCACTTGCATCTCCGCCTTCAAATATAAAATCACCATTTAAGCCAG taatagATGGCTCTGTGCTTAAAAATGACATCAAACAAAGATTAGTAAAGGAGCGgagacaagagaaaaaaagacaagatgatg CTAATAGAGAGACACAGCtacttcaaaaagaaagaaagtctaaGATCATATATGAAAAACAGATGGAAGAAAAACAGCGAAAGCTGagggaacagaaagaaaagggtGAACAACGGAGAATATctgcagaaaaaaagagaaacgaAATGTTAGAGGAGGAACGG gagAAAGTCAAAGCCATCCTTCATCGTACACTGGAAAGGAGCAGCTGCATTGACCGTCAAAAAAGGGGGTCGTGGGCAGGCTCTACGACAGTAAATTCCCAAAATAAGACCG TCAACAAACATACTACATCTGCTGAAAGGCTTGAGCAGGGGACTTGTGGATTACATAGACAAATGTCACCTACTGGTCTTCAAAATTCTGTTGCCAAGA AAACACCAGAAAAGAGACGAAGTTCATCTTTGAATAGAAGATGTAGCAGACTGCATTCATCTATAGAAACAGAACAAGTAGAAGAAAAACGGCCTG GCATCCACAGTGTAATCCAGTATGTAAACATCCCCCTGCTTAGGCATAGCAGTGATGAATTGAAGAGTACCATAGTGCCTTGCCAGTCAACGGTGGTGATGCCTTTCCAGGAGAAGGTAGAAATACCTTCCAAGACTAGTGTGGGAGAGGCCCCCAAGGCAAGTGTGGAAGTGCCCCCTGAAGTGAGCGTTGAAGCACTCCCCAAGGCAAGCTTGGATGAATCCCCCCAGGTGAACGTGGAAGCACCCCCTGAAGTGAGTGTGGAAGCGTTCCCAGAGGAGAGCATGAAAAAACACCCCACGGTGAGTGTGGAGGCACTCGCGGAGGAGAGCGTGAAAGAacaccccgcggtgagtgtggaggcactcgccgaggagagcgtgaaagaacaccccgcggtgagtgtggaggcactcgcggaggagagcgtgaaagaacaccccgcggtgagtgtggaggcactcgccgaggagagcgtgaaagaacaccccgcggtgagtgtggaggcactcgccgaggagagcgtgaaagaacaccccgcggtgagtgtggaggcactcgcggaggagagcgtgaaagaacaccccgcggtgagtgtggaggcactcgccgaggagagcgtgaaagaacaccccgcggtgagtgtggaggcactcgccgaggagagcgtgaaagaacaccccgcggtgagtgtggaggcactcgccgaggagagcgtgaaagaacaccccgcggtgagtgtggaggcactcgcggaggagagcgtgaaagaacaccccgcggtgagtgtggaggcactcgccgaggagagcgtgaaagaacaccccgcggtgagtgtggaggcactcgccgaggagagcgtgaaagaacaccccgcggtgagtgtggaggcactcgccgaggagagcgtgaaagaacaccccgcg caccccgcggtgagtgtggaggcactcgcggaggagagcgtgaaagaacaccccgcggtgagtgtggaggcactcgccgaggagagcgtgaaagaacaccccgcggtgagtgtggaggcactcgccgaggagagcgtgaaagaacaccccgcggtgagtgtggaggcactcgcggaggagagcgtgaaagaacaccccgcggtgagtgtggaggcactcgccgaggagagcgtgaaagaacaccccgcggtgagtgtggaggcactcgcggaggagagcgtgaaagaacaccccgcggtgagtgtggaggcactcgcggaggagagcgtgaaagaacaccccgcggtgagtgtggaggcactcgcggaggagagcgtgaaagaacaccccgcggtgagtgtggaggcactcgcggaggagagcgtgaaagaacaccccgcggtgagtgtggaggcactcgcggaggagagcgtgaaagaacaccccgcggtgagtgtggaGGCACTCGCGGAGGAGACCTTGAAAGAACACCCTAAGGTGAGCGTGGATGCACTCCCGGAGGTAAGCACAGAAGAACACCCCAAGGTGAGTGTGGAAGCGCTACCAGAAGTGAACATGGAAGGACCCTCTGTAAATGTGGAAACATCACCTGAGACCAGTGAAGACCTATCCCTTGAAGCGCATGTGGATCCATCCCAGGAGGTGAGCATGGACTCATCCCCAGATGTGAGTGTGAACCCATCTCCTGAAGTGAGCATGGACTCGTCCCAGGAGGTGAGCACGGAAGCATCATCTGAGGCTAGTGTGGACATATCTCCGGAGGCGAGCATGGTAACACTCCCTGAGGAGAGTGTGGAAACATCCCCCGAGGAGAGTGTAGAAGCATTCTCAGAGGCAAGCATGGATGCACTCCCAGAGGGGAGTGTGGAGGTGCTCCCCAAGGAGACCACGAAAGGGCCTTCTGAGACAAGTGTGGACGCGCCCCTGGAGACCTCCCCTGAGGTGACCATGGAAATACCTTCCAAG AAATCAGAAATGGACGAACAGCCCTCAAACCCTATTACCAAGAAGCGCGTACCACCATCGCAGATACCGTGTTATAGATGGTCATCATCTCCTACAAGAAGGTGGCGTCCACCCTCACCCATCAGTGCTAG gcaAATTCAAAAGAATTGCCCCCCGTCACCTTCACCCGGCACGTCAAAACAATCgacacagttttgtttttcctatcAAGTAATTCCTATGCAGCGTACTGTATTTGCACAAAATGCATTAGGTACTATGGGAATGAAAAGCAAAGCCGTGTCTAACACCGTTAACAACTCTGAGGCTGCAAGCCCAAAGGATATGATCTGTGAAG AGTCTGGTAGTCAAGGCACACCAGGACCTAAGAATGCTGAGGAGGCAACACAAATTTTGGCCGAAAAACGACGCCTTGCTcgtgagcaaaaagaaaaagaagaaagactacAAAAAGAGATGGAACAAAG gaaaatgaaagatGTAGCAAAGAAAGTGGATGAAGGTCAAGAAGAcgagttttcaaaatttggagATGGACAACAACCAAAGGagatgaagaagagagagagtCAGGAACAAGAAGACCAAAAAGTAGAACTCCAG AAAAGTGATGCCAAAATAAAAGCTCAGGAGGAGGCTGACAAATGCAAGAAGGAGGATGAGAGGATTATGTTACAGAATCTGCaggagagattagaaagaaaaaag GCTACAGAAACACTGAGCGGTGATGCAGATGAGGAGGACAAGTCAGAAAGTGACAGTGATTCCTTTGATGACGTGCATCCATCAG cgACTATAAATGGCATGGATTCATccccaaaaccaaaaacacatgTTAAAAATGTGAAGAACACTAGCAAGTTTTTAGATGTGACTTCTGGCCACATCCATAAAGagacaaaagcatttttaaatactGACATGAAAACCTTCAGCCAAAAAGGAGGGAAAGACCCATTGAATCAGACAAAGAGTCCCAG ATCCTCCACCAAAAGACCAACCAACCGAGCAGCAAAAACTGGAGAGATGGAAACCAGCAGCACCATGGGGCCTTCTAGGAGTTCACATTCAGAGGTTCAGAAGTGGGTGTGTGACCGAATCATCGACTTCTCAAGAGAGACAGAACCACCTGTATCCAGTTTCCCTCCTGAGAGCCCGAAACTCCAGCTGAGAGGCTCTGTGATACCCTGCCTGAGTCACCAGCCACCTATAgacaacaaaaacagaagcaaatctGTGCCTGCTCCACCAG ATATGTAA